In Pseudomonadota bacterium, a single window of DNA contains:
- a CDS encoding DUF1028 domain-containing protein has translation MTWSVVAREEKTGAFGVIVSTKAFAVGSLCPFAKSGVGALATQALVNVTYGPRGLRLLGEGVAAEDVVRLLIGADAGQRTRQLHVLDAQGRNAAHTGSDCVAWCGHLVADKVSVAGNMLAGPKVIEDTAAAYQRGAGNPFPERLMAAMDAGQEAGGDKRGRQSAALIVYTSEDYADIDLRVDDHADPLIELRRLYGVFNGRAQAFKRCLATRANPTGIFDREEIEEIIARAAATAS, from the coding sequence ATGACCTGGTCGGTCGTCGCTCGCGAGGAAAAGACCGGGGCATTCGGCGTCATCGTCTCGACCAAGGCGTTCGCCGTCGGCTCGCTCTGTCCCTTCGCCAAGAGCGGCGTCGGCGCGCTTGCCACGCAGGCGCTCGTCAACGTCACCTATGGGCCCCGGGGTCTCCGGCTGCTCGGCGAAGGTGTGGCCGCCGAGGACGTGGTGCGCCTCCTCATCGGCGCCGATGCCGGGCAGAGGACGCGCCAGCTGCATGTGCTCGATGCCCAAGGCCGGAACGCCGCCCATACCGGGAGCGACTGCGTCGCCTGGTGCGGGCATCTCGTTGCCGACAAGGTCTCGGTCGCCGGCAACATGCTGGCCGGTCCCAAGGTGATCGAAGACACGGCTGCCGCCTACCAGCGGGGTGCCGGCAACCCCTTCCCGGAGCGGCTGATGGCGGCGATGGATGCCGGACAGGAAGCCGGCGGCGACAAGCGCGGCAGGCAATCGGCAGCACTCATCGTCTACACGAGCGAGGACTATGCCGACATCGATCTCCGCGTCGACGACCATGCCGATCCCCTGATCGAGCTCCGTCGCCTTTATGGCGTATTCAATGGTCGGGCCCAGGCGTTCAAGCGCTGCCTCGCCACCCGCGCCAACCCGACGGGGATCTTCGACCGGGAGGAGATCGAGGAGATCATCGCCCGCGCGGCTGCGACGGCTTCGTGA
- a CDS encoding ABC transporter ATP-binding protein yields the protein MPEAQSAEPLLSVEDLVTHFHIDDAVVRAVDGVSFTLERGRTLGVVGESGCGKSVTALSIMGLVPDPPGRIAGGRVTFDGIELLKLPQSEIQEMRGNRLAMIFQEPMTSLNPAFTIGDQITEGILRHRPIGREEARNQAIELLRRVRIPSPEQRFSEYPHKLSGGMRQRVMIAMALACAPNLLIADEPTTALDVTIQAQILDLLRRLRQETGMAIMLITHDLGVVAEMADEVIVMYAGKVVERAPVLRLFARPEHPYTIGLMGSIPQLHLEQPRLAAIEGQVPNPAMPPAGCAFHPRCPFAEQRCIDETPGLRTVAPEHAVACWRAPLSGSEA from the coding sequence GTGCCCGAGGCGCAATCGGCCGAGCCCTTGCTCAGCGTCGAAGATCTGGTCACGCATTTCCACATCGATGATGCCGTCGTGAGAGCGGTGGACGGGGTGTCGTTCACCCTCGAGCGCGGCCGCACCTTGGGCGTGGTCGGCGAATCCGGCTGCGGCAAGAGTGTCACCGCGCTGTCGATCATGGGCCTGGTGCCGGACCCGCCGGGCCGCATCGCCGGGGGCCGCGTCACCTTCGACGGGATCGAGCTCTTGAAGCTGCCGCAGAGCGAGATCCAGGAGATGCGGGGCAACCGGCTGGCGATGATCTTCCAGGAGCCGATGACCTCGCTCAACCCGGCCTTCACCATCGGCGATCAGATCACCGAGGGAATCCTCCGGCATCGCCCGATCGGCCGCGAGGAGGCGCGCAATCAGGCGATCGAGCTCCTGCGCCGGGTGCGCATTCCCTCGCCCGAGCAGCGCTTTTCGGAATATCCCCACAAGCTCTCCGGCGGCATGCGCCAGCGCGTCATGATCGCCATGGCGCTCGCCTGCGCGCCCAACCTCCTCATCGCCGACGAGCCGACGACGGCCCTCGACGTCACCATCCAGGCGCAGATCCTCGATCTCCTGCGCCGGCTCCGCCAGGAGACCGGCATGGCGATCATGCTGATCACCCACGATCTGGGCGTGGTCGCCGAGATGGCCGACGAGGTGATCGTCATGTATGCCGGCAAGGTGGTCGAGCGCGCGCCGGTGCTGCGCCTCTTTGCCCGGCCGGAGCATCCCTACACGATCGGGCTCATGGGCTCGATCCCGCAGCTGCATCTGGAGCAGCCGCGGCTGGCGGCGATCGAGGGCCAGGTGCCGAATCCGGCGATGCCGCCGGCCGGCTGCGCCTTCCACCCGCGCTGCCCGTTCGCCGAGCAACGCTGCATCGACGAGACGCCGGGGCTCCGCACTGTCGCCCCGGAGCATGCGGTCGCCTGCTGGCGGGCGCCCTTGAGCGGCTCGGAGGCGTAA
- a CDS encoding dipeptide ABC transporter ATP-binding protein, with translation MATATPLLRVENLVKHFPIRKGIFARIVASVRAVDGVSFSVAPGETLGLVGESGCGKSTLGRLVLRLIDRSAGTVYYNENDIFTLDQGQMRRLRRDMQIVFQDPYGSLNPRLTVGDMLEEPLRLHGLAQGAAARERVRELLDLVGLAPYHARRYPHEFSGGQRQRIGIARALAVEPKLIVGDEPVSALDVSIRAQVINLLQDLQSRFGLSYVLIAHDLAVVKHIADRVAVMYLGKIVELADKQALFAEPRHPYTRALLSAIPIADPRLNRDRVILEGDVPSPINPPPGCRFHTRCPFAKERCRVEEPLLRPETNGHATACHFWAEIGPAGAIVPRPSSSAGSERLARLQGAFRRPRRNGEAAS, from the coding sequence TTGGCCACCGCCACTCCGCTCCTCCGGGTCGAGAACCTGGTGAAGCACTTCCCGATCCGCAAAGGCATCTTCGCCCGCATCGTGGCCTCGGTGCGCGCCGTCGACGGCGTCAGCTTCAGCGTGGCCCCGGGCGAGACCTTGGGGCTGGTCGGCGAATCCGGCTGCGGCAAGTCGACCCTGGGACGCCTGGTGCTGCGCCTCATCGATCGCAGCGCGGGCACGGTCTACTACAATGAGAACGACATCTTCACCCTCGACCAGGGCCAGATGCGCCGGCTGCGCCGGGACATGCAGATCGTCTTTCAGGATCCCTACGGCTCGCTCAATCCGCGCCTCACGGTGGGCGATATGCTGGAGGAGCCGCTTCGGCTGCACGGGCTCGCCCAAGGGGCGGCGGCGCGCGAGCGGGTGCGCGAGCTCCTGGACCTGGTCGGGCTCGCCCCCTACCACGCCAGGCGCTACCCGCACGAGTTCTCCGGCGGCCAGCGCCAGCGCATCGGCATCGCGCGGGCACTCGCGGTCGAGCCGAAGCTCATCGTCGGCGACGAGCCGGTCTCCGCGCTCGACGTCTCCATCCGCGCCCAGGTGATCAACCTCCTGCAGGATCTGCAGAGCCGGTTCGGCTTGAGCTACGTGCTGATCGCCCATGATTTGGCGGTGGTGAAGCACATCGCCGACCGGGTGGCGGTCATGTATCTCGGCAAGATCGTCGAGCTCGCCGACAAGCAGGCGCTGTTCGCCGAGCCCAGGCACCCCTATACGCGCGCCCTCCTCTCCGCCATTCCCATCGCCGATCCCCGGCTGAACCGCGACCGGGTCATTCTCGAGGGCGACGTGCCGAGCCCGATCAACCCGCCCCCCGGCTGCCGCTTCCACACGCGCTGTCCCTTCGCCAAGGAGCGCTGCCGGGTGGAGGAGCCGCTGCTTCGCCCGGAGACGAACGGGCACGCCACCGCATGCCATTTCTGGGCGGAGATCGGCCCGGCGGGCGCCATCGTGCCGAGGCCCTCGAGCTCGGCAGGCAGCGAGCGGCTGGCCCGGCTGCAAGGCGCCTTCCGTCGGCCGCGCCGGAACGGGGAAGCCGCCTCGTAA
- a CDS encoding ABC transporter substrate-binding protein has protein sequence MALRKPSLRQALCALSLAALAATAAPEAQAQQKVLRVVPHADLKVLDGYQTTATITSMHMGSVYDTLFSWDENIENQPQMVERYTVSSDKLKYTMTLRPGLKFHDGQPVTSKDVVASLRRMVKREVLGRSIEPFLASVDAVDDKTFTISLKEPFGLLLFAIGGSPNLEGIYREKEALTDPNTLITEAIGSGPFKFNKAEWVPGSRVVYDKNIDYVPRSEKPSGFAGGKVVKVDRVEYKVIPDEATKFAAFNAGEVDFLDQASLELVKTVESNPDVVVGTIWTIEGFGVMRPNHLHPPFNNLKARQALALMVDQKDYMAAGVGPQKYWHECFSMWICGTTYGTEAGAEPYRKPNLEKARQLMKESGYNGEKVLLMGPADIQFINAFTMVTADNLKKIGVNVDLLITDWGSVVSRRAKMEPPAQGGWNIFHTGSGTASQANPMSSNTSTTNCKDAWFGWPCDAESEKMRQAFIRETDPAKQKQIAEALHKRLWEENIPYIPVGQYQQPFLWRKNTSGWLKVNTVVFWNVDKS, from the coding sequence ATGGCTTTGCGTAAACCATCGCTGCGCCAGGCGCTCTGCGCCCTGTCGCTGGCGGCGCTGGCGGCGACGGCCGCACCCGAGGCCCAAGCGCAGCAAAAGGTGCTCCGGGTCGTGCCCCATGCCGACCTCAAGGTGCTCGACGGTTACCAGACCACCGCGACCATCACCTCCATGCATATGGGCTCGGTCTACGACACGCTGTTCAGCTGGGACGAGAACATCGAGAACCAGCCGCAGATGGTCGAGCGCTACACGGTCTCGAGCGACAAGCTCAAATACACGATGACCTTGCGGCCCGGCCTCAAATTCCACGATGGCCAGCCCGTCACCTCCAAGGACGTGGTCGCCTCCTTGCGACGCATGGTGAAGCGCGAGGTCTTGGGCCGCTCGATCGAGCCCTTCCTTGCCTCGGTCGACGCGGTCGACGACAAGACCTTCACCATCAGCCTGAAGGAGCCGTTCGGCCTGCTGCTCTTCGCCATCGGCGGCTCGCCCAATCTCGAAGGCATCTACCGGGAGAAGGAAGCGCTTACCGACCCGAACACGCTGATCACCGAGGCCATCGGTTCCGGCCCGTTCAAGTTCAACAAGGCGGAGTGGGTGCCGGGCAGCCGAGTCGTCTACGACAAGAACATCGACTACGTTCCTCGTTCGGAGAAGCCCTCGGGCTTCGCCGGCGGCAAGGTCGTCAAGGTCGACCGGGTCGAATACAAGGTGATCCCGGACGAGGCCACCAAGTTCGCCGCCTTCAATGCCGGCGAGGTGGACTTCCTCGATCAAGCCTCGCTCGAGCTGGTCAAGACCGTCGAGAGCAATCCCGACGTGGTCGTCGGCACGATCTGGACGATCGAGGGCTTCGGCGTCATGCGGCCCAACCACCTGCACCCGCCCTTCAACAATCTGAAGGCGCGCCAGGCGCTGGCCCTGATGGTCGATCAGAAGGACTACATGGCCGCCGGCGTCGGGCCGCAGAAGTATTGGCATGAATGCTTCTCGATGTGGATCTGCGGCACTACCTACGGCACCGAGGCGGGTGCCGAGCCCTACCGCAAGCCGAATCTGGAGAAGGCCCGGCAGCTGATGAAGGAGTCGGGCTACAACGGCGAGAAGGTGCTCCTGATGGGGCCGGCCGACATCCAGTTCATCAATGCCTTCACCATGGTGACGGCCGACAACCTGAAGAAGATCGGCGTCAACGTCGACCTCTTGATCACCGATTGGGGCAGCGTCGTCTCAAGGCGCGCGAAGATGGAGCCGCCGGCCCAGGGCGGCTGGAACATCTTCCACACCGGATCCGGGACGGCCTCGCAGGCGAACCCGATGAGCAGCAACACCTCGACCACGAACTGCAAGGATGCCTGGTTCGGCTGGCCCTGCGATGCCGAGTCCGAGAAAATGCGCCAGGCCTTCATCCGCGAGACCGATCCGGCGAAGCAGAAGCAGATCGCCGAGGCCTTGCACAAGCGGCTGTGGGAGGAGAACATCCCCTACATCCCGGTCGGCCAGTACCAGCAGCCTTTCCTGTGGCGCAAGAACACCTCGGGCTGGCTCAAGGTCAACACCGTGGTGTTCTGGAACGTGGATAAGAGCTAG
- a CDS encoding ABC transporter substrate-binding protein produces MHRVLMLAACASLALAGTALAQSTLRIGLAEDPDILDPSIARTYVGRIVFAGLCDKLVDIDKDLKLVPQLATEWSWSADQRQLTFKLRPGVTFHDGERFDADAVKYNIERHLSLPESRRKTEISQVQSVDMPDPMTVRLNLEVPFAPLIAQLTDRAGMMLSPKAAKAMGAQFGTNPVCSGPYKFAERVQQDRIVLDRFKEHWNKDAYHFDRVTYLPIVDNTVRLANLQSGQIDLAERLAATDIEAIKKGDKLTVNSVVSLGYRDILINVANGERAKTPLGQDKRVRQALELSIDRDAINQVVFNGNFRPGNQWVSPSSPWYARGTPIPKRDLARAKALLKEAGHSSLSFTMMVPNNNETLQVAQVIQAMAGEAGFEVKLLAMEFATSLEQSAKGNFEAYLIGWSGRADPDGNLHAFVSCAGAQNDGRYCDKEMDALLDKTRATNDIEQRMLVYDQVAKKLQVDRPLIYIYHDTLFWVANKRLTGFNAVPDGMARLAGLKFE; encoded by the coding sequence ATGCATCGCGTTCTCATGCTGGCGGCCTGCGCTTCCCTTGCACTCGCCGGCACGGCCTTAGCGCAATCGACCTTGCGCATCGGATTGGCCGAGGATCCCGACATCCTCGATCCCAGCATCGCCCGCACCTACGTCGGGCGCATCGTGTTTGCCGGGCTCTGCGACAAGCTCGTCGACATCGACAAGGACTTAAAGCTGGTGCCGCAGCTCGCCACCGAATGGAGCTGGTCGGCCGATCAGCGCCAGCTCACCTTCAAGCTCAGGCCCGGCGTCACTTTCCACGACGGCGAGCGGTTCGATGCGGACGCGGTCAAGTACAACATCGAGCGGCACCTGAGCTTGCCCGAGTCCCGGCGCAAGACCGAGATCAGTCAGGTGCAGTCCGTCGACATGCCGGACCCGATGACGGTCCGCCTCAATCTCGAGGTGCCGTTCGCGCCGCTCATCGCGCAGCTGACCGACCGTGCCGGCATGATGCTCTCGCCGAAGGCGGCCAAGGCCATGGGCGCCCAGTTCGGCACCAACCCGGTCTGCTCCGGCCCGTACAAGTTCGCCGAGCGGGTGCAGCAGGACCGCATCGTGCTCGACCGCTTCAAGGAGCACTGGAACAAGGACGCCTACCATTTCGATCGGGTGACGTACCTGCCGATCGTGGACAACACCGTCAGGCTCGCCAACCTGCAGTCGGGCCAGATCGATCTCGCCGAGCGGCTGGCGGCGACCGACATCGAAGCCATCAAGAAAGGCGACAAGCTCACGGTCAATTCCGTCGTCAGCCTCGGCTATCGGGACATCCTGATCAATGTCGCCAATGGCGAGCGGGCGAAGACGCCCTTGGGCCAGGACAAGCGGGTGCGCCAGGCCCTCGAGCTCTCGATCGACCGCGATGCGATCAACCAGGTGGTCTTCAACGGCAATTTCCGGCCGGGCAACCAGTGGGTCTCGCCCTCGAGCCCGTGGTATGCGAGGGGCACCCCGATCCCCAAGCGCGACCTGGCCCGGGCGAAGGCGCTCTTGAAGGAGGCCGGCCACTCCAGTTTGAGCTTCACCATGATGGTGCCCAACAACAACGAGACCCTGCAGGTGGCCCAGGTGATCCAGGCGATGGCCGGGGAGGCCGGTTTCGAGGTCAAGCTCTTGGCGATGGAGTTCGCCACCTCCCTCGAGCAGTCGGCAAAAGGCAACTTCGAGGCCTACCTCATCGGCTGGAGCGGGCGGGCCGATCCCGACGGCAACCTCCATGCCTTCGTCTCCTGCGCCGGCGCGCAGAACGACGGCCGCTATTGCGACAAGGAGATGGATGCGCTCCTCGACAAGACGCGGGCGACCAACGACATCGAGCAGCGGATGCTCGTCTACGATCAGGTGGCGAAGAAGCTGCAGGTCGACCGGCCGCTCATCTACATCTACCACGACACGCTGTTCTGGGTGGCGAACAAGCGGCTTACCGGCTTCAACGCCGTGCCCGACGGCATGGCCCGGCTGGCCGGCCTCAAATTCGAGTGA
- a CDS encoding ABC transporter substrate-binding protein — MHRALLLAATAALAFAQPAMAQSNLRIGLAEDPDILDPTMARTFVGRIVFAGLCDKLIDIDKDLKLVPQLATEWSWSADNRQLTLKLRAGVTFHDGEKLDAEAAKFSIERHQTMQESMRKGEVNQVKSIDIVDPMTIRLNLDQPFSPLIAQLTDRSGMMVSPKAAKAAGNQFGNRPVCAGPYQFVERVQQDRIVLERYKDHWNKAAFAFDKVTYLPIVDNSVRLANVQSGQIDLAERIAATDVETVKKDAKLNLLSVVGIGYNGITVNIGNTDRAKNPLGQDKRVRQALSLSIDRDAVNQVVFNGNFTPGNQWVSPKSPWYAKGTPVPKRDVERAKALLKEAGVANPSFTLMTPNNNEAMQVSQVIQAMAKEAGFDVKIQATEFATSLKESTAGNFEAFNIGWSGRVDPDGNFFSFVACNAPLNDGHYCNKDMDALLAKSRATNDLEQRMVVYEQIAKLENDDLPNIYLYHNAWFWAAPKRLSGFNVVPDGMIRLAGMKLN; from the coding sequence ATGCACCGCGCCTTATTGCTGGCGGCCACGGCCGCGCTCGCCTTCGCTCAGCCGGCGATGGCGCAGTCGAACTTGCGCATCGGCCTGGCCGAGGACCCGGACATTCTCGACCCGACCATGGCCCGCACCTTCGTCGGCCGCATTGTCTTCGCCGGGCTCTGCGACAAGCTGATCGACATCGATAAAGACCTGAAGCTGGTGCCGCAGCTCGCCACCGAGTGGAGCTGGTCGGCCGACAACCGCCAGCTCACCCTCAAGCTGCGCGCCGGCGTCACCTTCCATGACGGCGAGAAGCTCGACGCGGAAGCCGCCAAATTCAGCATCGAACGGCATCAGACGATGCAGGAGTCGATGCGCAAGGGGGAGGTCAACCAGGTCAAATCGATCGACATCGTCGACCCAATGACCATCCGGCTCAATCTCGATCAGCCGTTCTCGCCCTTGATCGCGCAATTGACCGACCGCTCGGGCATGATGGTCTCGCCCAAGGCGGCCAAGGCCGCCGGCAACCAGTTCGGCAATCGTCCGGTCTGCGCCGGTCCCTACCAATTCGTCGAGCGCGTGCAGCAGGACCGCATCGTGCTCGAGCGCTACAAGGACCATTGGAACAAGGCGGCGTTCGCCTTCGACAAGGTGACCTACCTGCCGATCGTGGATAATTCGGTCCGGCTCGCCAATGTGCAGTCGGGGCAGATCGATCTCGCCGAGCGCATCGCCGCCACCGATGTCGAGACGGTGAAGAAGGATGCCAAGCTCAACCTGCTTTCGGTGGTCGGCATCGGCTACAACGGCATCACCGTCAACATCGGCAATACCGACCGCGCCAAGAACCCGTTGGGCCAGGACAAGCGGGTGCGCCAGGCGCTGTCGCTCTCCATCGATCGCGACGCCGTCAATCAGGTGGTGTTCAACGGCAACTTCACCCCCGGCAATCAGTGGGTGTCGCCGAAGAGCCCCTGGTACGCCAAAGGCACGCCCGTTCCCAAGCGCGACGTGGAGAGGGCCAAGGCGCTCTTGAAGGAAGCCGGCGTTGCCAATCCGAGCTTTACCTTGATGACCCCGAACAACAATGAGGCCATGCAGGTGAGCCAGGTGATTCAGGCCATGGCGAAGGAGGCCGGCTTCGACGTCAAGATTCAGGCGACCGAGTTCGCGACCTCGCTCAAGGAGTCCACCGCCGGCAACTTCGAGGCCTTCAACATCGGCTGGAGCGGACGGGTCGATCCCGACGGCAATTTCTTCAGTTTCGTCGCCTGCAATGCCCCGCTCAACGACGGGCATTACTGCAACAAAGATATGGATGCGCTGCTGGCCAAGAGCCGTGCCACCAACGACCTGGAGCAGCGCATGGTCGTGTACGAGCAGATCGCCAAGCTCGAAAATGATGATTTGCCGAACATCTACCTCTACCACAACGCTTGGTTCTGGGCGGCGCCCAAGCGCCTCTCCGGCTTCAACGTCGTGCCCGACGGCATGATCCGGCTGGCCGGCATGAAGCTGAACTGA
- a CDS encoding ABC transporter permease, protein MFTYILRRIFISVPTIVIVSMVVFGLQLLLPGDPALALAGEDRDPQVIAYMRQLYHLDQPIYVQYGYWIWGVLQGDLGQSIRLKLAVSELVKAKLPVTLQLAVMAMTIAILIGIPMGIISAVKKGSALDYAANVVGLAGLSVPNFWLGIIMILFFSVELGWLPASGYVSPREDLRQNLSAMIMPAFVLGSAIAAVLMRHTRSAMLVVMRSDYVRTARAKGLREPRVIYRHALRNALIPVVTLGAIQFGQLLGGAVLTEQVFTIPGFGKLIVDAVFNRDYAVVQGVVLCTATGFLFLNLCADLIYFLVNPRMRA, encoded by the coding sequence ATGTTCACCTACATCCTAAGGCGCATCTTCATCAGCGTGCCCACCATCGTCATCGTCTCGATGGTGGTGTTCGGCCTGCAGCTCTTGCTGCCGGGCGACCCGGCCTTGGCGCTGGCCGGCGAGGACCGCGACCCGCAGGTCATCGCCTATATGCGCCAGCTCTATCATCTCGATCAGCCGATCTATGTGCAGTACGGCTACTGGATCTGGGGCGTGCTCCAGGGCGACCTCGGCCAGTCCATCCGCTTGAAGCTCGCCGTGAGCGAGCTCGTTAAGGCGAAGCTGCCGGTCACCCTGCAGCTGGCGGTGATGGCGATGACCATTGCCATCCTCATCGGCATTCCGATGGGCATCATCTCGGCGGTGAAGAAGGGCTCCGCCCTCGACTATGCCGCCAACGTGGTCGGGCTCGCCGGCCTCTCGGTGCCGAATTTCTGGCTGGGGATCATCATGATCCTCTTCTTCTCGGTCGAGCTCGGCTGGCTGCCGGCCTCGGGCTATGTGAGCCCGCGCGAGGATTTGCGGCAGAACCTCTCCGCCATGATCATGCCGGCCTTCGTCTTGGGCTCGGCCATCGCCGCCGTGCTCATGCGCCACACCAGGAGCGCCATGCTGGTGGTGATGCGCTCGGACTATGTGCGCACCGCCCGCGCCAAGGGGCTGAGGGAGCCTCGCGTCATCTATCGCCACGCGCTTAGAAACGCGCTCATACCGGTGGTCACGCTCGGTGCCATCCAGTTCGGCCAGCTCTTGGGCGGTGCCGTCTTGACCGAGCAGGTCTTCACCATCCCCGGCTTCGGCAAGCTCATCGTCGATGCCGTCTTCAACCGCGACTACGCCGTCGTGCAAGGGGTGGTGCTGTGCACGGCGACCGGCTTTCTCTTCCTCAATCTCTGCGCCGACCTCATCTACTTCCTCGTCAATCCGCGCATGCGCGCCTAG
- a CDS encoding ABC transporter permease, whose translation MATITLPEAEEAADRGRAWRRLKQRRGAIVGLVVVVVFVLMAAFAPYLAPYDPLATNFLLVRKPPSAAYWLGTDEIGRDILSRLIWGARASLMAGVISVAIAVGVGVPVGLVSGYCKGWVDSLLMRITDALLACPFLILAIAMAAFLGPSLSNAMIAIGITTTPIFIRLTRGQVLAVTVEDYVEAARALGNPHIRIALKHVLPNVLPPIMVQSTLAIATAIIAEAALSFLGLGQQPPSPSWGSMLNVARNFMSQAPWMSWWPGLAIVTVVLAFNLLGDGLRDALDPKEG comes from the coding sequence ATGGCCACGATCACGCTCCCGGAAGCCGAAGAGGCCGCCGATCGCGGCCGGGCCTGGCGGCGCCTCAAGCAGCGTCGCGGCGCCATCGTCGGCCTGGTGGTGGTGGTGGTCTTCGTGCTCATGGCCGCGTTTGCCCCCTATCTGGCACCCTATGATCCGCTCGCCACCAACTTCCTCCTGGTGCGCAAGCCGCCTTCGGCCGCGTACTGGCTCGGCACCGACGAGATCGGGCGCGACATTTTGTCGCGACTGATCTGGGGCGCGCGCGCCTCGCTTATGGCCGGGGTCATTTCCGTCGCCATCGCGGTCGGGGTGGGCGTGCCGGTCGGCCTCGTCTCGGGCTACTGCAAGGGCTGGGTCGACAGCCTGCTCATGCGCATTACCGATGCCTTGCTCGCCTGCCCCTTCCTCATCCTCGCCATCGCCATGGCGGCCTTCCTCGGCCCCAGCCTCTCCAATGCGATGATCGCCATCGGCATCACCACCACGCCCATCTTCATCCGCTTGACCCGCGGGCAGGTGCTGGCGGTGACGGTCGAGGACTATGTCGAGGCCGCCCGGGCCTTGGGCAATCCGCACATCCGCATCGCCTTGAAGCACGTGCTGCCCAACGTGCTGCCGCCGATCATGGTGCAATCGACCTTGGCGATCGCCACCGCGATCATCGCCGAAGCGGCCTTGTCGTTCCTGGGCTTGGGCCAGCAGCCGCCCTCGCCCTCCTGGGGCAGCATGCTCAACGTCGCGCGCAACTTCATGAGCCAGGCGCCCTGGATGTCCTGGTGGCCGGGCCTGGCGATCGTCACGGTGGTGCTGGCGTTCAATCTCTTGGGCGACGGACTGCGCGACGCGCTCGATCCCAAGGAGGGGTGA
- a CDS encoding response regulator transcription factor, translating into MRILVVEDDPELGPHIAEVLRQQGYAVDLSPDGEEGHFLGDTESYDAVLLDLGLPSRDGISVLKHWRAEQRQMPVIILTARGRWSEKVAGFDAGADDYVTKPFQMEEVLARLRAVIRRSAGHAKAELVCGPLTLDTRAHRVTVGGVPVRLSGQEYKILSYLMHHQGKAVSRTELAEHIYDHTYDKDSNLIEVFIGRLRKKLGVDVIITVRGLGYMVMPPSPDLP; encoded by the coding sequence ATGCGAATCCTCGTCGTTGAAGACGATCCGGAGCTGGGCCCGCATATCGCCGAGGTGCTGCGCCAGCAGGGCTATGCGGTCGATCTCTCGCCCGACGGCGAGGAGGGACACTTTCTCGGCGACACCGAAAGCTATGACGCGGTGCTGCTGGATTTGGGCCTGCCCAGCCGCGACGGGATCTCGGTTCTGAAGCATTGGCGGGCCGAGCAGCGCCAGATGCCGGTCATCATCCTGACGGCGCGCGGCCGGTGGAGCGAGAAGGTGGCAGGCTTCGATGCCGGCGCCGACGACTACGTGACCAAGCCGTTTCAGATGGAAGAGGTGCTGGCGCGCCTGCGCGCCGTGATCCGCCGCTCCGCCGGCCACGCCAAGGCGGAGCTGGTTTGCGGACCCCTCACCTTGGATACGCGCGCGCACCGCGTGACCGTGGGCGGCGTGCCCGTGCGCCTGTCCGGCCAGGAATACAAGATTCTCTCCTATCTCATGCATCACCAGGGCAAGGCGGTGTCGCGCACCGAGCTGGCGGAGCACATCTACGACCACACCTACGACAAGGACTCGAACCTGATCGAGGTCTTTATCGGCCGCCTCAGAAAGAAGCTCGGCGTCGATGTGATCATCACCGTCCGCGGCCTCGGCTACATGGTGATGCCGCCTAGCCCGGATCTTCCATGA
- a CDS encoding VOC family protein, with protein sequence MLGIGGLDHVNIRTRDLERSQRFYQDVLGMRLGPRPAFTFPGAWLYVGDQPVVHLVGDPKAPQGSKAAFDHVAFAASGMATFKRRLEKAAIGFESRIVPGARRYQIFLTDPDGVKVELQFDAAREARLKAKTPQRRAPGAKSTSKRRPVGALRRNGAPAHR encoded by the coding sequence ATGCTCGGCATCGGCGGCCTCGATCACGTGAACATCCGCACCCGCGACCTCGAGCGCTCCCAGCGCTTCTATCAGGATGTGCTGGGCATGCGCCTCGGCCCGCGGCCGGCGTTCACCTTTCCCGGCGCCTGGCTTTATGTCGGCGACCAGCCGGTCGTCCATCTCGTCGGCGATCCGAAAGCCCCACAGGGCTCGAAGGCCGCCTTCGATCACGTCGCCTTCGCCGCCAGCGGCATGGCGACGTTTAAGCGCCGCCTGGAGAAGGCTGCGATCGGCTTCGAATCGCGAATCGTTCCCGGCGCCCGGCGCTACCAGATCTTCTTGACCGATCCCGACGGGGTCAAAGTCGAGCTGCAGTTCGACGCCGCCCGCGAGGCGCGGCTGAAGGCCAAGACGCCCCAGCGGCGCGCACCCGGGGCCAAGAGCACGAGCAAACGACGGCCGGTCGGCGCCCTGCGTCGCAACGGCGCGCCCGCCCACCGCTAG